In the genome of Saccharomonospora viridis DSM 43017, one region contains:
- the hypB gene encoding hydrogenase nickel incorporation protein HypB, whose amino-acid sequence MCGTCGCDGQVPVREQRTEGDSVLVEQDVLAKNDRLAEDNRAWLAEHAVFAVNLMSAPGSGKTTLLETTVRALAGDVFIGVVEGDQAGSLDADRLRAVDCRTVQVNTGSGCHLDADMVARALRELDPPRGSVAVVENVGNLVCPALFDLGERRRVVLVSVTEGEDKPLKYPHMFRAADLVVLTKADLIPHLTFDVDHFARHLLRVNPAAELLVTSCVSGEGLDQWFSWLRSELASVSTPDSTAVSSASSATSKNPDSPVLPASSPSALPSVSS is encoded by the coding sequence ATGTGCGGAACATGCGGATGTGACGGCCAGGTGCCCGTACGAGAGCAGCGCACCGAAGGTGACTCGGTGCTGGTCGAGCAGGACGTCCTCGCCAAGAACGACCGGCTCGCCGAGGACAACCGCGCCTGGCTGGCCGAGCACGCGGTGTTCGCGGTGAACCTGATGAGCGCGCCCGGCTCGGGCAAGACCACGCTGCTGGAGACCACCGTGCGCGCGCTCGCCGGTGACGTCTTCATCGGTGTGGTGGAAGGCGACCAGGCCGGTTCCCTCGACGCCGATCGACTCCGGGCGGTCGACTGCCGCACCGTGCAGGTCAACACCGGATCGGGCTGCCATCTCGACGCCGACATGGTGGCGCGGGCGTTGCGGGAGCTCGACCCGCCACGCGGGTCCGTGGCGGTGGTGGAGAACGTCGGCAACCTCGTGTGCCCGGCCCTGTTCGACCTCGGCGAGCGACGTCGGGTGGTGCTGGTGTCGGTCACCGAGGGCGAGGACAAACCGCTCAAGTATCCGCACATGTTCCGGGCCGCCGACCTCGTGGTGCTGACGAAGGCGGATCTGATACCGCATCTGACGTTCGACGTCGACCACTTCGCCCGGCACCTGCTGCGCGTCAATCCCGCGGCGGAGCTGCTCGTGACGAGTTGCGTCTCGGGTGAGGGGCTGGATCAGTGGTTCTCCTGGTTACGGTCCGAACTCGCGTCGGTGTCGACACCGGACTCGACCGCCGTGTCCTCGGCGTCCTCGGCCACCTCCAAGAACCCGGATTCCCCGGTGTTGCCCGCGTCCTCTCCGTCGGCCCTGCCCTCGGTCTCCTCGTAA
- a CDS encoding hydrogenase maturation nickel metallochaperone HypA, producing MHELSITQSVVDAVVEHTAGARVLSVRLEIGALSGVEADAVRFCFDAVTRGTPVDGAELVIEHVPGEGRCGSCGADVRLTSFLDVCACGSTDVEVTSGQQLRIRDVEVVRDVRNMRM from the coding sequence ATGCACGAGCTGTCGATCACGCAGAGCGTCGTGGACGCCGTCGTGGAGCACACCGCGGGCGCTCGCGTGCTGTCCGTGCGGCTGGAGATCGGGGCGCTGTCGGGGGTCGAGGCCGACGCGGTGCGGTTCTGTTTCGACGCGGTGACCCGCGGCACCCCGGTGGACGGCGCCGAATTGGTGATCGAACACGTACCCGGCGAAGGACGCTGCGGCAGCTGCGGGGCCGACGTGCGGCTGACGTCGTTCCTCGACGTGTGCGCGTGCGGCTCGACGGACGTGGAAGTGACGTCTGGACAACAACTACGGATTCGTGACGTGGAGGTGGTACGCGATGTGCGGAACATGCGGATGTGA
- the hypE gene encoding hydrogenase expression/formation protein HypE, which translates to MRTEDDVLERIERARRRKPRVREQRVTSAHGAGGKATQTLVEAVFVESFRNPLLEPLGDSAELLLGDTRLAMTTDSFVVSPLFFPGGNIGDLAVNGTVNDLAVAGATPAYLSCGFILEEGFPIDDLRRIVRSMGEAAEAAGVSLVAGDTKVVGKGSGDGCYINTTGVGLLPPDRSLGIHTARPGDAVIVSGPVGDHGVTVMLARGELDIEADLVSDTACLAEPCARLLTVPGVRAMRDATRGGVATVLNEIARAAEVSVVVDEGAVPVRDEVRGACELLGIDPLYVACEGRFVAVVDGAHAEQAVSVLREHPVGAKATVIGRVGSDPAGTVLLNTAFGGTRIADLLVGDPLPRIC; encoded by the coding sequence ATGAGGACCGAGGACGACGTTCTCGAGCGCATCGAGCGGGCGCGCCGCCGCAAACCGAGGGTGCGGGAACAACGCGTCACCTCCGCCCACGGCGCCGGCGGCAAGGCGACGCAGACGTTGGTCGAGGCCGTGTTCGTGGAGTCCTTCCGCAATCCACTGCTGGAACCGCTCGGGGATTCCGCCGAACTGCTGCTCGGCGACACCCGGCTGGCCATGACCACCGACTCGTTCGTCGTGTCGCCACTGTTCTTCCCCGGCGGGAACATCGGCGACCTCGCCGTCAACGGCACCGTGAACGACCTCGCCGTCGCGGGTGCGACACCGGCCTACCTGTCGTGCGGTTTCATCCTGGAAGAGGGTTTCCCGATCGACGACCTGCGCCGCATCGTGCGTTCCATGGGCGAGGCGGCCGAGGCGGCGGGCGTGTCACTCGTGGCGGGCGACACGAAGGTCGTCGGCAAGGGCAGCGGCGACGGCTGCTACATCAACACCACCGGGGTGGGACTGTTGCCCCCGGACCGGTCCTTGGGTATCCACACCGCACGTCCCGGCGACGCGGTGATCGTGTCCGGTCCCGTGGGCGACCACGGCGTCACCGTGATGCTCGCCCGCGGTGAACTCGACATCGAGGCGGATCTGGTGTCCGACACCGCGTGTCTGGCCGAGCCGTGCGCGCGGCTGCTCACCGTGCCGGGCGTGCGGGCCATGCGCGACGCCACCCGCGGCGGTGTCGCCACGGTGTTGAACGAGATCGCGCGTGCCGCCGAGGTGTCCGTCGTTGTGGACGAAGGGGCCGTACCGGTGCGCGACGAGGTGCGCGGCGCGTGTGAGCTGCTGGGCATCGATCCGCTCTACGTCGCCTGCGAGGGCCGGTTCGTCGCCGTCGTCGACGGAGCCCACGCCGAACAGGCCGTGTCCGTGCTGCGTGAACATCCGGTGGGCGCCAAGGCCACCGTGATCGGCCGGGTCGGGTCCGATCCGGCGGGCACGGTACTGCTCAACACCGCGTTCGGCGGCACCCGGATCGCCGATCTGCTCGTCGGTGACCCGCTCCCCCGCATCTGCTGA
- the hypD gene encoding hydrogenase formation protein HypD, which produces MRFVDEYRDADTARTLATRIAELCEPGREYKFMEVCGGHTHTIYKHGIADHLPEQVSLVHGPGCPVCVIPMGRVDDAIHLASLPDVIMTSFGDMMRVPGSNGTFFDSNAEGTDIRMVYSPLDSLRIAKQNPDKHVVFMAIGFETTAPSTAMTLLRAEREGIENFSVFCNHVTIIPGIKAILDSPDLRLDGFLGPGHVSTVIGCRPYEFVPREYGKPLVVAGFEPLDILQSVYWLLRQLREGRCEVENQYARVVPWQGNPVALDAIARTMQLRPYFEWRGLGFISHSALRLRDEYAHFDAERRFSLPGVRVADPKSCQCGEVLKGVLKPWECKVFGTACTPETPIGTCMVSPEGACAAYYNFGRFTRQRLKEASTV; this is translated from the coding sequence ATGCGGTTTGTCGACGAGTACCGCGACGCGGACACGGCACGGACACTGGCGACTCGGATCGCCGAACTCTGCGAACCCGGCAGGGAGTACAAGTTCATGGAGGTGTGCGGCGGGCACACCCACACCATCTACAAGCACGGGATCGCCGACCACCTCCCCGAGCAGGTCTCACTCGTGCACGGCCCGGGCTGTCCGGTGTGCGTCATCCCCATGGGCCGGGTCGACGACGCCATCCACCTCGCGAGCCTGCCGGACGTGATCATGACGTCGTTCGGCGACATGATGCGGGTACCCGGCTCGAACGGCACGTTCTTCGACTCCAACGCCGAGGGCACCGACATCCGCATGGTGTACTCGCCGCTGGACTCGCTGCGCATCGCGAAACAGAACCCCGACAAACACGTGGTGTTCATGGCGATCGGGTTCGAGACCACCGCCCCGTCCACGGCGATGACCCTGCTGCGGGCCGAACGGGAGGGCATCGAGAACTTCTCGGTGTTCTGCAACCACGTCACGATCATCCCCGGCATCAAGGCCATCCTCGACTCCCCCGACCTGCGGCTCGACGGCTTCCTCGGCCCGGGGCACGTGTCCACGGTGATCGGGTGCCGACCGTACGAGTTCGTGCCCCGCGAGTACGGCAAACCGCTCGTGGTGGCGGGTTTCGAACCCCTGGACATCCTCCAGTCGGTGTACTGGCTGCTGCGACAGCTGCGCGAGGGCCGGTGCGAGGTGGAGAACCAGTACGCACGGGTGGTGCCGTGGCAGGGCAACCCGGTGGCGTTGGACGCCATCGCCCGCACGATGCAGCTGCGCCCGTACTTCGAATGGCGTGGACTCGGGTTCATCTCGCATTCGGCGCTGCGGTTGCGCGACGAGTACGCGCACTTCGACGCGGAACGGCGGTTCTCCCTGCCCGGGGTACGGGTGGCCGATCCGAAGTCGTGCCAATGCGGGGAGGTGCTCAAAGGCGTGTTGAAGCCGTGGGAGTGCAAGGTGTTCGGCACCGCGTGCACACCGGAGACACCGATCGGCACCTGCATGGTCTCCCCCGAGGGCGCGTGCGCCGCCTACTACAACTTCGGCCGGTTCACCCGGCAGCGGCTCAAGGAGGCGAGCACGGTATGA
- a CDS encoding HypC/HybG/HupF family hydrogenase formation chaperone, giving the protein MCLGIPGEVVELLPDRPDLARVNVSGVRRAINIGLLENDPPEPGDWVLIHVGFALSKIDEEEAAAVLRYLEELGSAYTDEMDALSQSMIE; this is encoded by the coding sequence ATGTGTCTTGGAATTCCCGGTGAAGTGGTCGAGCTTTTGCCCGACCGTCCGGACCTTGCGCGGGTGAATGTCAGTGGGGTCCGCAGGGCGATCAACATCGGCCTGTTGGAGAACGATCCCCCGGAACCGGGTGACTGGGTTTTGATCCACGTCGGATTCGCTTTGTCCAAGATAGACGAAGAAGAGGCGGCTGCGGTACTGCGCTACCTCGAGGAGTTGGGCAGCGCCTACACCGACGAGATGGACGCACTGAGCCAATCGATGATCGAATGA
- a CDS encoding hydrogenase maturation protease, which produces MTSRVLIAGIGNVFHSDDGFGVEVISRLSTRDLPPEAVVADYGIRGMHLAYELLDGGYEFTIFVDTIQRGGEPGTVYVLDADPAAEVGGDEHTDEGPVLDGHGMHPAAVLALLRRLGGTPGRVFVVGCEPLTVAEGMGLSDPVSAAVDEAARQVRVLVSDMLERGGTDVSWNSR; this is translated from the coding sequence GTGACGAGTCGAGTGCTCATCGCCGGGATCGGCAACGTGTTCCACAGCGACGACGGTTTCGGTGTCGAGGTGATCTCCCGACTGTCCACTCGCGACCTACCACCGGAGGCGGTGGTGGCCGATTACGGCATCCGGGGCATGCACCTGGCCTACGAACTGCTGGACGGCGGGTACGAGTTCACGATCTTCGTCGACACCATCCAGCGGGGAGGCGAGCCGGGGACGGTGTACGTGCTCGACGCCGATCCGGCCGCGGAGGTCGGTGGGGACGAGCACACCGACGAGGGACCGGTGCTCGACGGTCACGGCATGCACCCCGCGGCCGTGCTCGCGCTGCTGCGCAGGCTCGGCGGCACGCCCGGACGCGTGTTCGTGGTGGGCTGCGAGCCGTTGACCGTGGCCGAGGGCATGGGGTTGAGCGACCCGGTGTCCGCCGCTGTGGACGAGGCGGCCCGACAGGTGCGTGTCCTCGTCTCCGACATGTTGGAAAGAGGTGGCACCGATGTGTCTTGGAATTCCCGGTGA
- a CDS encoding D-sedoheptulose-7-phosphate isomerase — protein MTDAMSSLYPFLRFDDSPGEPSAESRRSVDAVLAEVRRSTTDKAREIMELRRHVHREQRHLLAACGTAMAERFARGGRLFAFGNGGSSTDAADLATQFLDPPPGSPPLPAFALTADAAVVTALSNDVGFDLVFSRQLAALGRESDIAVGLSTSGNSTNLLAAFDEAKRIGMLTVGITGGDGGRMAELDSIDFLFAVPSASVHRVQEAQTTIYHVLAELSVEGVR, from the coding sequence ATGACCGACGCGATGAGCTCGTTGTACCCGTTCCTCCGATTCGACGACTCCCCCGGTGAGCCGAGCGCGGAGTCGAGGCGCTCGGTCGACGCCGTGCTCGCCGAGGTTCGCCGGTCCACGACGGACAAAGCGCGCGAGATCATGGAATTACGGCGGCACGTGCACCGCGAACAACGACACCTGCTCGCCGCCTGCGGCACCGCCATGGCCGAACGGTTCGCCCGGGGCGGCAGGTTGTTCGCCTTCGGCAACGGTGGGAGTTCCACCGACGCCGCCGATCTGGCCACTCAGTTCCTCGACCCGCCCCCGGGGTCGCCGCCGCTACCCGCGTTCGCGCTCACGGCCGATGCCGCGGTGGTGACGGCGTTGAGCAACGACGTGGGCTTCGACCTGGTGTTCTCCCGGCAACTCGCGGCGCTCGGCCGGGAAAGTGACATCGCGGTCGGCCTGTCCACCAGCGGGAACTCGACCAACCTGCTGGCGGCGTTCGACGAGGCCAAACGCATCGGGATGCTCACCGTGGGCATCACCGGCGGCGACGGGGGCCGGATGGCCGAACTGGACTCGATCGACTTCCTGTTCGCGGTGCCCTCGGCGTCGGTGCACCGGGTCCAAGAGGCCCAGACGACGATCTACCACGTGCTCGCCGAACTCTCCGTGGAGGGTGTGCGATGA
- a CDS encoding hydrogenase assembly protein HupF — translation MTGPRPDSPPQCLDDVCVTCSDTAVIVRLVRLLGDDLALVDTGSGHEEISVALVDPACLRPGAELLVHAKEAIGVPR, via the coding sequence ATGACCGGTCCCCGACCCGATTCCCCGCCCCAGTGCCTCGACGACGTGTGCGTGACCTGCTCCGACACCGCCGTCATCGTCCGGCTGGTGCGGCTGCTCGGGGATGACCTGGCCCTGGTGGACACCGGATCCGGTCACGAGGAGATCAGCGTGGCCCTGGTCGACCCGGCGTGTCTGCGGCCGGGGGCGGAACTGCTCGTCCACGCCAAGGAAGCGATCGGGGTGCCGCGATGA
- a CDS encoding D-sedoheptulose-7-phosphate isomerase, with amino-acid sequence MFDRHVFDDHVDAAFARRHQPLEALLDEADRVARACHAMAERFHRGGTLVVFGNGGGSTDAAHISVEFVHPVIVGKRALPALSLTSDVATMTGIAARVGFAEVFAHQLRHLAGADDIALGLSMDGNCANVLRGFEQARELGMLTVALTGGDGGAVATSPAVDHVLRADSTDPRLIKEVHVTMYHVLWELVHVFFEHPGALTPEPVS; translated from the coding sequence TTGTTTGACCGTCATGTTTTCGACGACCACGTCGACGCCGCGTTCGCCCGCCGTCACCAGCCGCTGGAAGCGCTGCTCGACGAGGCGGACCGGGTGGCCCGCGCCTGCCACGCGATGGCGGAGCGGTTCCATCGGGGCGGCACGCTCGTCGTGTTCGGCAACGGAGGCGGTTCCACCGACGCCGCACACATCTCCGTGGAATTCGTCCACCCGGTGATCGTGGGCAAACGTGCACTGCCCGCCCTGTCCCTCACCTCCGACGTCGCCACCATGACGGGGATCGCCGCGCGGGTGGGGTTCGCCGAGGTGTTCGCCCACCAGCTACGGCACCTGGCGGGTGCCGACGACATCGCGCTCGGACTGTCGATGGACGGCAACTGCGCCAACGTGCTGCGCGGCTTCGAACAGGCCCGCGAGCTCGGGATGCTCACCGTCGCCCTCACGGGCGGCGACGGTGGCGCCGTGGCCACCAGTCCCGCCGTCGACCACGTGCTGCGCGCCGACTCCACCGACCCGCGTCTGATCAAGGAGGTGCACGTGACGATGTACCACGTCCTGTGGGAACTGGTGCACGTGTTCTTCGAACACCCGGGGGCGCTCACGCCGGAGCCGGTGTCATGA
- a CDS encoding hydrogenase expression protein HypE produces MSTQIGETAIDEVHILWTSEGMSCDGDTVSVTAASLPSIEDVLLQAVPGIPKVHLHNKVLSYETGEDFLKPFFQAANDELDAPFIFVVEGSIPNENVHTDGGYWSAMGNDPETGQPKTLNRWIDELAPKAWAVVAIGTCATYGGIHAMAGNPTGCMGLVDYLGEDFRSAGGLPVINVPGCPVQPDNFMETLLWVLHQAAGLAPTIPLDEQLRPQWLFGKTVHEGCDRAAYYEQADFAHDYNSPKCQVKIGCWGPVVNCNVTKRGWMDGIGGCPNVGGICIGCTMPGFPDKFMPFMDAPPGGALSSAMLRVYGPLVRTLRGITNRNVNTEPKWRHPGEKLTTGYQPRYPRA; encoded by the coding sequence ATGAGCACACAGATCGGCGAGACCGCGATCGACGAGGTCCACATCCTGTGGACCTCCGAGGGAATGAGCTGTGACGGCGACACCGTGTCGGTCACCGCCGCGTCACTGCCGAGCATCGAGGACGTGCTGTTGCAGGCCGTTCCGGGCATTCCCAAGGTCCACCTGCACAACAAGGTGCTCTCCTACGAAACCGGCGAAGACTTCCTCAAGCCGTTCTTCCAGGCCGCGAACGACGAACTCGACGCGCCGTTCATCTTCGTCGTCGAGGGATCCATCCCGAACGAGAACGTCCACACCGACGGCGGGTACTGGAGCGCGATGGGCAACGACCCGGAGACGGGCCAGCCCAAGACGCTCAACCGCTGGATCGACGAACTGGCCCCGAAAGCGTGGGCCGTCGTGGCCATCGGGACCTGCGCCACCTACGGCGGGATTCACGCGATGGCGGGAAACCCCACCGGGTGCATGGGTCTCGTCGACTACCTGGGTGAGGACTTCCGGTCGGCGGGCGGCCTTCCCGTCATCAACGTCCCGGGCTGCCCGGTACAACCGGACAACTTCATGGAGACGTTGCTGTGGGTGCTGCACCAGGCGGCCGGGCTCGCTCCGACCATCCCCCTCGACGAGCAGCTACGTCCCCAGTGGTTGTTCGGCAAGACCGTGCACGAGGGGTGCGACCGTGCGGCCTACTACGAACAGGCGGACTTCGCACACGACTACAACTCGCCGAAGTGCCAGGTGAAGATCGGCTGCTGGGGTCCGGTGGTGAACTGCAACGTCACCAAACGCGGCTGGATGGACGGTATCGGCGGTTGCCCCAACGTCGGTGGCATCTGCATCGGCTGCACCATGCCCGGATTCCCGGACAAGTTCATGCCGTTCATGGACGCACCACCGGGTGGTGCTCTGTCCTCGGCGATGTTGCGCGTGTACGGGCCGTTGGTCCGCACGCTGCGCGGCATCACCAACCGCAACGTCAACACAGAACCCAAGTGGCGGCACCCCGGCGAGAAACTCACCACCGGTTACCAGCCGCGATACCCCCGAGCCTGA
- a CDS encoding nickel-dependent hydrogenase large subunit, producing MSQTQSSAVQAQAQRELVEVNFDPITRIIGNLGIYTKVDFANNEVVECRSTSSLFRGYSVFMKGKDPRDSHFITSRICGICGDNHAVCSIYAQNMAYGVKPPPLADMIMNLGEAAEFMFDHTIFQDNMVFVDFCERMVAETNPSLLKQAETTEAPRGDLHGYRTIADIMRAFNPFEGEVYKRALEISRITREMCCLMEGRHVHPSTLYPGGVGTVATPQVFTDYLSRLLRCLDFIKQAVAMNDDVFDFFYDALPGYEEVGRRRIMLGCWGCFQNPYTVDYRYENMASWGRDMFVTPGIVVDGELLTNNLVDINLGMRILLGSSYYDDWVNEQTFVERDPLGNPVDQRHPWNQTTLPAPQARDLEGGNYSWVMSPRWFDPNSQEHLALDTGGGPLARLWSTALNGLVDTPYVKATGGAVRIDLPATPQSREVRLEWRPPRYANTLERNRARMYFVAYAAGMALHFVEEALAEVRSGNTKVFENFDVPDEAIGVGFHEAVRGVLSHHLVIRDGKIANYHPYPPTPWNASPRDVYGTPGPYEDAVQGTPIFEENGKDDFKGIDIMRTVRSFDPCLPCGVHMYLGDGQVLKKIASPTFGAVHPGQ from the coding sequence ATGTCCCAGACCCAGAGCAGCGCGGTGCAAGCTCAAGCGCAGCGAGAGCTGGTCGAAGTCAACTTCGACCCGATCACCCGCATCATCGGCAACCTCGGCATCTACACCAAAGTGGACTTCGCTAACAACGAGGTCGTCGAGTGTCGCAGCACCTCGTCGCTGTTCCGTGGCTACAGCGTGTTCATGAAGGGCAAGGACCCTCGTGACTCCCACTTCATCACCAGCCGCATCTGCGGTATCTGCGGTGACAACCACGCGGTGTGCTCGATCTACGCGCAGAACATGGCCTACGGCGTCAAACCGCCACCGCTGGCCGACATGATCATGAATCTCGGCGAGGCGGCCGAGTTCATGTTCGATCACACGATCTTCCAGGACAACATGGTCTTCGTCGACTTCTGCGAACGCATGGTCGCCGAGACCAACCCCAGCCTGCTCAAACAGGCCGAGACGACCGAGGCCCCGCGCGGTGACCTCCACGGCTACCGCACCATCGCCGACATCATGCGCGCGTTCAACCCCTTCGAGGGGGAGGTCTACAAACGTGCCCTGGAGATCAGCCGGATCACCCGGGAGATGTGCTGCCTCATGGAGGGCAGGCACGTACACCCGTCCACGCTGTACCCCGGTGGGGTGGGCACCGTCGCGACCCCGCAGGTGTTCACCGACTACCTGTCGCGTCTGTTGCGCTGCCTGGACTTCATCAAACAGGCCGTGGCCATGAACGACGACGTGTTCGACTTCTTCTACGACGCCCTGCCCGGCTACGAGGAGGTCGGGCGCCGGCGCATCATGTTGGGCTGCTGGGGGTGCTTCCAGAACCCGTACACGGTGGACTATCGCTACGAGAACATGGCCAGCTGGGGACGCGACATGTTCGTCACCCCCGGCATCGTCGTGGACGGGGAGCTGTTGACCAACAACCTGGTCGACATCAACCTCGGCATGCGCATCCTGCTCGGCAGCTCCTACTACGACGACTGGGTGAACGAGCAGACGTTCGTGGAGCGTGATCCGCTCGGCAACCCGGTGGACCAGCGTCATCCGTGGAACCAGACGACGTTGCCCGCGCCGCAGGCCCGGGACCTGGAGGGCGGCAACTACAGCTGGGTCATGAGCCCGCGGTGGTTCGACCCGAACAGCCAGGAACACCTCGCCCTCGACACCGGCGGCGGCCCCTTGGCGCGGCTGTGGTCCACCGCGCTGAACGGTCTTGTCGACACGCCGTACGTCAAGGCCACCGGAGGCGCCGTGCGGATCGACCTGCCGGCCACCCCACAGAGCCGGGAGGTTCGGTTGGAATGGCGACCCCCACGCTACGCCAACACGCTCGAACGGAACCGGGCGCGCATGTACTTCGTCGCCTACGCGGCGGGCATGGCCCTGCACTTCGTCGAGGAGGCACTGGCCGAGGTGCGTTCGGGCAACACCAAGGTGTTCGAGAACTTCGACGTGCCGGACGAGGCCATCGGAGTCGGGTTCCACGAGGCCGTGCGGGGAGTGCTCTCGCACCATCTGGTGATCCGGGACGGCAAGATCGCCAACTACCACCCGTACCCACCCACGCCGTGGAACGCCAGTCCCCGGGACGTCTACGGCACACCGGGGCCCTACGAGGACGCGGTCCAGGGCACGCCCATCTTCGAGGAGAACGGCAAGGACGACTTCAAGGGCATCGACATCATGCGCACGGTCCGCAGCTTCGACCCGTGCCTGCCGTGCGGTGTCCACATGTACCTCGGTGACGGCCAGGTGCTGAAGAAGATCGCCTCGCCGACGTTCGGCGCGGTCCACCCAGGGCAGTGA
- a CDS encoding DUF5947 family protein, producing the protein MNVPAAPPTNQLRRLVRVEAPQRYAEPRRNTHRCELCGEALPDEHRHLLETDDRQLRCACRACALLFDRDATDTGRYRAVPRLRRRLTEPPVDDVVWAALEVPVRLAFFVRHLVATGSDDVGAGTVTAYYPSPLGVVGTDVDPEAWARVKHPPLEPEVTALLVYRDADENWLVGIDECYRLTARVRHTWIGMTGGDKVWREIDRFFTELRDGVAPT; encoded by the coding sequence ATGAACGTCCCGGCGGCACCGCCGACGAACCAGCTGCGCAGGCTCGTCCGCGTCGAAGCGCCGCAGCGGTACGCCGAGCCGCGGCGGAACACCCACCGGTGCGAGCTGTGCGGGGAGGCGTTACCCGACGAGCATCGTCACCTGCTGGAGACCGACGACCGGCAGTTGCGCTGCGCGTGTCGTGCGTGCGCGCTGCTGTTCGACCGCGACGCCACGGACACGGGGCGGTACCGCGCGGTGCCACGCCTTCGCAGGAGACTCACCGAACCCCCGGTCGACGACGTGGTGTGGGCCGCGTTGGAAGTGCCCGTGCGGCTGGCGTTCTTCGTCCGCCACCTCGTGGCGACCGGGTCGGACGACGTGGGGGCCGGGACCGTCACGGCGTACTACCCGAGCCCGCTCGGCGTGGTGGGCACGGACGTGGACCCCGAGGCGTGGGCGAGGGTGAAGCATCCCCCGTTGGAACCCGAGGTGACGGCGTTGCTCGTGTACCGGGACGCCGACGAGAACTGGTTGGTCGGCATCGACGAGTGCTATCGGCTCACCGCGCGGGTACGTCACACGTGGATCGGTATGACAGGAGGTGACAAGGTATGGCGCGAGATCGATCGCTTCTTCACCGAGTTACGCGACGGCGTCGCTCCCACCTGA
- a CDS encoding DUF6084 family protein — protein MTAELKGTPTTPTLSWAIVGVDTAPVDAVPTLRFHVEITCSGSVVVQSLTLAVSVRIAAALRDYTAEERERLRGVFGTAEQWAHSIGDLVWARPTVHVPRFTGRTVVEVPVPCGYDVELASVSYLRALTDGDIPLRFLFSGTLFHDRDGRLAAARVPWDGEARYRLPASCWHQLRERYFGRHRWLRVDVDTYERLLDYRARHAYTSPQEAIESLLKSSGSV, from the coding sequence GTGACCGCCGAACTGAAGGGAACGCCGACGACGCCGACACTGTCCTGGGCGATCGTCGGCGTGGACACCGCTCCGGTGGACGCCGTGCCGACCCTGCGTTTCCACGTGGAGATCACCTGTTCCGGCTCCGTCGTGGTGCAGTCGTTGACCTTGGCGGTGTCCGTGCGCATCGCGGCGGCCCTGCGTGACTACACCGCCGAGGAGCGGGAGCGGCTGCGGGGGGTCTTCGGAACGGCCGAACAGTGGGCCCACAGCATCGGCGACCTCGTGTGGGCAAGGCCGACCGTGCACGTGCCGCGGTTCACCGGCCGGACCGTCGTGGAGGTGCCCGTGCCGTGCGGGTACGACGTGGAGTTGGCCTCGGTGAGTTATCTGCGGGCACTGACCGACGGCGACATACCGTTGCGGTTCCTGTTCAGCGGCACGTTGTTCCACGACCGCGACGGGCGCCTCGCGGCCGCACGCGTGCCGTGGGACGGCGAGGCCCGGTATCGGTTGCCCGCTTCGTGTTGGCACCAGCTGCGGGAGAGGTATTTCGGTCGACACCGGTGGTTGCGGGTGGACGTCGACACCTATGAGCGTTTGCTCGACTATCGCGCGCGCCACGCGTACACCTCGCCGCAGGAAGCGATCGAGTCCCTGTTGAAGTCGTCCGGGAGTGTGTGA